In Kiloniellales bacterium, one DNA window encodes the following:
- a CDS encoding DUF1445 domain-containing protein: MDPGDMLVFWACGVTPQLAIRRAAPAIAITHDPGHMLVTDLIAERPS, from the coding sequence ATCGATCCGGGCGACATGCTCGTGTTCTGGGCCTGCGGCGTCACGCCGCAGCTCGCGATCCGCCGGGCCGCGCCGGCGATCGCGATCACCCACGATCCCGGCCACATGCTGGTCACCGACCTCATCGCGGAGCGGCCGTCGTGA